In Spirochaeta thermophila DSM 6578, the DNA window AAGCCGATAGTCATAGAGGTGATCCGGGAACGAAGCGTGGCGGGGAAGGCCGAGGGGGAACCTTCCTCGAAAGCGCCTTCGAAGGCTGCACAGGAGGACCTCCGTGCCCTTTCCCGCGAACATCTCCCCTCGGGGGAGGACCCCATCCTCGATCCCCTTGTGTTCAGGGGTAAGGAGGGGGATTTCCAGCAGATCCGGACGCCCCAGAACCCCTCACCTTCCGATCTCTCGATCGTTCAGAGACAACTTCTTTCTTCGCTCAGGGAGGCCGGAAACGACGAGATCGTGCGCCAGGCGAGGCTCGTCCTTCGTGATCAGGAGAAGGGAGACATCCATCTGGTACTCCGACCGCCGAGCCTCGGACGCGTGCGTATTCACGTGGAAGTCACGGAGGGGAGGCTTTCGGGGAGGATCCTGGTGGAGAACATGGTGGTGAAGGAGGCCTTTCAGCAGAACCTCAACGACCTCCTTCAGCACTTCAAGTCCCAAGGCTTCCAGGTGGGGCAGTTTCTCGTGGACGTGGAGGGAGGGAACGGTTCCTTCTCCCCGCAGCGTGACCCGTCTTCCGAGGAGCCGGAAGCCGGGCCCATGAGGGTGGTCGTTCCTCACGGAGTGCTTGAGCATGCGGTACCTGCTGCCGATGAGGTATATGAGACGACGACGATCAACCTTACCGTGTAGGAGACAGGTATGGATATCTCCCTTGTGATGAACGATGTGGAGAAGGCCAAGGTGGCCGCCCAGGTGGACGCCCTCAACAAGTCTCTCGCCGAGGGCAGGCAGGTGAAGCAGGAGCTCGGGAAGGA includes these proteins:
- a CDS encoding flagellar hook-length control protein FliK, which codes for MKALILSEVDLSPQPSSQQTRTPGGPRSDTFARILEEHLERGEEGVRESRPTASSEEGGGDEVDEKSPSAGEMKARRPRKGEDRVRSEGREERMGEDVPVGKKGEKPPIRKDAAKNREVPMDPRSTKGEKPKQPVSLRHSALLKDAPAPERGDESRSGDKGRTENTKSPHADRVASSFVSVGPAFADSSSDKALPRSKEGEDVRTKGAAPVKEPRSIKPIVIEVIRERSVAGKAEGEPSSKAPSKAAQEDLRALSREHLPSGEDPILDPLVFRGKEGDFQQIRTPQNPSPSDLSIVQRQLLSSLREAGNDEIVRQARLVLRDQEKGDIHLVLRPPSLGRVRIHVEVTEGRLSGRILVENMVVKEAFQQNLNDLLQHFKSQGFQVGQFLVDVEGGNGSFSPQRDPSSEEPEAGPMRVVVPHGVLEHAVPAADEVYETTTINLTV